The proteins below are encoded in one region of Phaseolus vulgaris cultivar G19833 chromosome 1, P. vulgaris v2.0, whole genome shotgun sequence:
- the LOC137815636 gene encoding uncharacterized protein, with protein sequence MMINLPIRQVFGKPDVVGQMIKWAIELSEFDFRYKPRGPIKDQVFTNFIAELTPTMASSSFALVKWILSVGGAFNVKGRGVRIILEGPDGVLLEQSLRFSFNASNNHAEYEALITRILLATKMGIGHLTVKSDSQLVVGQVTNNFQAKDPHSALYLRYVKTLAELFASFELTHVSRRQNSRADLLSKLARSTNGASQCTIIQETLKTLILTISGPKGEGLEVFHISVRQTWMTPYLCCIADNILPLDKQSAKNYNATPTNSL encoded by the coding sequence ATGATGATCAACCTCCCCATTCGACAAGTATTTGGAAAACCAGATGTGGTGGGACAAATGATAAAATGGGCTATCGAACTCTCAGAGTTTGACTTTCGCTACAAACCGCGTGGACCCATAAAAGATCAAGTGTTTACGAATTTCATTGCAGAGCTCACCCCTACTATGGCATCATCCTCTTTTGCATTGGTTAAGTGGATCCTTTCTGTTGGTGGAGCTTTCAATGTAAAGGGTAGAGGGGTAAGAATAATATTGGAAGGACCAGATGGTGTACTCTTAGAGCAATCGCTACGATTTTCTTTTAATGCAAGCAACAACCATGCAGAATATGAAGCTCTCATAACTAGAATTTTGCTCGCTACAAAAATGGGCATAGGACACCTTACTGTGAAAAGTGATTCACAACTAGTGGTGGGTCAGGTGACCAACAACTTTCAAGCCAAGGACCCACATTCTGCATTATATCTCAGGTATGTGAAAACTCTTGCTGAGTTATTTGCTTCTTTCGAACTAACTCATGTGTCTAGGAGACAAAATTCTAGGGCTGATTTGCTCTCAAAACTAGCAAGGTCCACCAATGGGGCATCACAATGCACGATAATACAAGAAACCCTTAAAACACTGATATTAACTATTAGTGGCCCGAAAGGCGAAGGTTTAGAAGTATTCCACATTTCAGTAAGACAGACATGGATGACACCATATCTTTGTTGCATAGCCGACAACATTTTACCGCTTGATAAGCAATCTGCCAAAAACTACAACGCAACTCCAACAAATTCACTTTGA
- the LOC137815637 gene encoding uncharacterized threonine-rich GPI-anchored glycoprotein PJ4664.02-like, whose translation MDLPCEFGVWCKFCTASKTSNISNTSTATNTSTASNISTASNTSTASNTSTASTASNTSTPSNIGTACNTSTASNTSTASNTSTTSNSSTASKTCTGSNTRTASNTSNTSTASNTSTASNTILRVILVLTASNRSTSSYTTIASTTSNTSTASNTSTARNISIASNTSTVNNTSTASNISIASNTSTVNNTSTASNTSTASNIGTASNTSTASSSNTNMARNTCTISNTCHTSTISTASKTNNISIATNTSNTSTATNTSTAINTSIASNISTASKTSTASNASTAIILVLLVILVILALLVCYTASNTSSTSTASNTCTASNTSNTTTASTGSNTSTSSNVITASNTSTKSNTSTFSNASNTRNTSTPRNSSTASNTSTARNTSTARNTSSASNTSIASNTSTASNSNTNIASNTCTICDTCNTSTASTASKTSNTSTTSNTTTVTNTSTAINTSIASNISTASKTNTASTASNTSTASKTITASSTRNTSSASSTSTASNTSSASNTGTASNANNTSTASNTSTTSNNSPARNTSTACNTSTVSYSSTDSNTSFASNTFNTSTASNTSNTSTSSNTRTATHTCNTNIASNTCTISNTCNTSTSSSASKTSNTSTPTNTSNTSTAINTSTTTNTSIASNISTASTASNTGTACNTSTASNISTVSNTSSTSTARNTCTASNTSNTTTASTGSNTSTKSNTSAFSNASTVSNTRNTSTASNTSTVSNTSTARNTSSASNTSTARNTSTARNTSSVSNISIASNTSTASNSNTNIASNTCTICDTCNTSTASKTSNTSTTINTSNTSTTSNTTTATNTSTACNISTASNTSSASTASNTSTASNIGTSCNTSTISNTSTASNISTTSNSSTASKTSTASNTSSSSTTSNTSTASNTRTVYEIIFLSDG comes from the exons atggatcttccatgtgagtttggtgtttggtgcaagttttg CACTGCTAGTAAGACAAGTAatattagtaatactagtactgctactaatactagtactgctagtaatattagtactgctagtaatactagtactgctagtaatactagtactgctagtactgcaagtaatactagtactcctAGTAATATTGGTACTgcttgtaatactagtactgctagtaatactagtactgctagtaatactagtactactagtaatagTAGTACTGCTAGTAAAACTTGTACTGGTAGTAATACAAgaactgctagtaatactagtaacactagtactgctagtaatactagtactgctagtaatacta tactgcgagtaatactagtact tactgctagtaatagaAGTACTTCAAGTTATACTACTATtgctagtactactagtaatactagtactgctagtaatactagtacagCTCGTAATATtagtattgctagtaatactagtactgttaataatactagtactgctagtaatattagtattgctagtaatactagtactgttaataatactagtactgctagtaatactagtacagCTAGTAATATtggtactgctagtaatactagtactgctagtagtAGTAATACTAATATGGCTAGAAATACCTGTACTATTAGTAATACTTGTCATACTAGCACtattagtactgctagtaagactaataatattagtattgctactaatactagtaatactagtactgctactAATACAAGTACTGCTATtaatactagtattgctagtaatattagtactgctagtaaaacaagtactgctagtaatgctagtactgcta TAATACTTGTACTATTAGTAATACTTGTAATACTAGCACTTCTAGtgtgcta tactgctagtaatactagtagcactagtactgctagtaacacttgtactgctagtaatactagtaacaCTACTACTGCTAGTACtggtagtaatactagtacttctaGTAATGTTattactgctagtaatactagtactaaaagtaatactagtactttTAGTAATGCTAGTAATACTCGTAATACTAGTACTCCTCGTAATagtagtactgctagtaatactagtactgctcgtaatactagtactgctcgTAATACTAGTagtgctagtaatactagtattgctagtaatactagtactgctagtaatagtAATACTAATATTGCTAGTAATACTTGTACAATTTGTGATACTTGTAATACTAGCactgctagtactgctagtaagactagtaatactagtactactagtaatactacTACTGTtactaatactagtactgctattaatactagtattgctagtaatattagtactgctagtaaaaCAAATactgctagtactgctagtaatactagtactgctagtaaaaCTATTACTGCTAGTAGTACTAGGAATACTAGTAGTGCTAGTagtactagtactgctagtaatactagttctgctagtaatactggtactgctagtaatgctaataatactagtactgctagtaatactagtactacaAGTAATAATAGTCCTGCTAGGAATACTAGTACTGCatgtaatactagtactgttagtTATAGTAGTACTGATAGTAATACTAGTTTTGCTAGTAATACTtttaatactagtactgctagtaatactagtaatacaaGTACTTCTAGTAATACTCGTACTGCTACTCATACTTGTAATACTAATATTGCTAGTAATACTTGTACTATTAGTAATACTTGTAATACTAGCACTTCTAGTAGTGCTAGTAagactagtaatactagtactcctactaatactagtaatactagtactgctattAATACTAGTACCACTACtaatactagtattgctagtaatattagtactgctagtactgctagtaatactggtactgcttgtaatactagtactgctagtaatattagtactgttagtaatactagtagcACTAGTACTGCTAGGAACACttgtactgctagtaatactagtaacaCTACTACTGCTAGTACtggtagtaatactagtactaaAAGTAATACTAGTGCTTTTAGTAATgctagtactgttagtaatactcgtaatactagtactgctagtaatactagtactgttagtaatactagtactgctcgTAATACTAGttctgctagtaatactagtactgctcgtaatactagtactgctcgTAATACTAGTAGTGTTAGTAATATtagtattgctagtaatactagtactgctagtaatagtAATACTAATATTGCTAGTAATACTTGTACAATTTGTGATACTTGTAATACTAGCACTGCTAGTAagactagtaatactagtactactattaatactagtaatactagtactactagtaatactacTACTGCtactaatactagtactgcttgtaatattagtactgctagtaatactagttctgctagtactgctagtaatactagtactgctagtaatattgGTACTTcttgtaatactagtactattagtaatactagtactgctagtaatattagtactactagtaatagtagtactgctagtaaaactagtactgctagtaatactagtagcTCTAGTACAACTAGTAacactagtactgctagtaatactaggaCT GTTTATGAGATCATCTTTTTGTCCGATGGTTAA
- the LOC137813741 gene encoding protein SRC2 homolog, with protein sequence MEPEPRCMEVKLISCKDLRAFNFFQKLTVYATVFIDSEDPKREMTEERRQRQRTLTHRESDDDGSNPDWNHNVRFDLGWLSHSPRHSDYDDLFLCFEFRHDGLILGDKVVGECRVPFTGLIRDATAGTARFVSYEVRSAEGKPNGIFNFSYKLTGIGIGIGIGNGSGSGTHSSQILQGRISGYPVLAPEDCACAPNRVQYPTCEINNTCCYPTVALPVGSPVYPAAAPPPPAMLPPYGEYHFNYPHPPPPPPVAYPYPPPPPPAVHAYPHFGPEAHPWLQGPYCERRW encoded by the coding sequence ATGGAACCCGAACCTAGATGCATGGAGGTGAAACTCATTTCGTGCAAGGACCTCAGAGCCTTCAACTTTTTCCAAAAGCTCACTGTTTACGCGACCGTCTTCATCGACAGCGAGGATCCGAAGAGGGAAATGACAGAGGAGCGGAGGCAGCGACAGCGAACCCTAACGCACAGAGAAAGCGATGACGATGGCAGCAATCCCGATTGGAACCACAACGTGCGTTTCGATTTAGGGTGGCTTTCGCACTCGCCACGCCACTCCGATTATGACGATCTCTTCCTCTGCTTTGAGTTCCGCCACGACGGCCTCATCCTCGGCGATAAAGTCGTCGGCGAGTGCCGCGTGCCGTTCACCGGTCTGATCCGAGACGCTACCGCCGGCACAGCGAGGTTCGTGAGCTACGAGGTTCGATCCGCCGAGGGAAAGCCCAACGGTATCTTCAATTTCTCGTACAAATTGACTGGGATTGGGATTGGGATTGGGATTGGAAATGGGAGTGGGAGCGGAACCCACTCGTCGCAGATTCTCCAAGGGAGAATCTCCGGGTACCCTGTTCTGGCACCGGAGGATTGCGCGTGTGCTCCTAATAGGGTACAATATCCCACGTGCGAAATCAATAACACGTGCTGCTATCCAACGGTCGCGTTGCCGGTGGGGTCCCCCGTCTATCCCGCAGCTGCTCCACCGCCGCCGGCTATGCTTCCGCCCTACGGAGAATATCATTTCAATTATCCACATCCGCCACCACCGCCGCCGGTTGCGTATCCATATCCTCCCCCACCTCCTCCGGCGGTGCATGCTTACCCACATTTTGGGCCGGAGGCCCATCCTTGGCTACAAGGCCCGTATTGTGAACGCAGGTGGTAA